A genomic region of Colletotrichum destructivum chromosome 1, complete sequence contains the following coding sequences:
- a CDS encoding uncharacterized protein (Putative zn(2)Cys(6) fungal-type DNA-binding domain, transcription factor domain, fungi): MSPPSRPVKADNSPPDSNMSDNESAAPSTNGWPVKEPPSPSGSAHSGSDMDEKPGEAGTNVPVQKRRRVTRACDECRRKKIKCDGKQPCTHCSVYSYECTYDKPSNRRRNPAPQYIEALESRLQRAESLLRKFIPDVDLADPTLDPAVQQEFRNREHARSQTSKPRHDPFVVPERGDAQLLSMIESIGQLDLDDRGGWDFHGVSSGAVFLRRMKEHFRGMMGPITKVPFLPRPDRPAGLINLDSPASAASSPFDSTMSTAPELPPKEVARNLCYLSLNCATCLIRIVHVPSFYEMFDRIYEKPYEDYSKEEHRFLGLLNAVMALGCMYRNLDENAPSVAYKESVDEGMKYYDTARRILQDITECRDLTSLQALLFMILFLQATSNLSGCYAFVGIALRSALRIGLHRFLKHEKISIIEQEVRKRVFWVIRQMDIYVSAMLGFPLMLNAEDIDQPYPSEIDDEYITDEGILTPPPGTFSFFEAFNAHTRLMEILARILKFVYPLKGLGQSVMKGDKPGATYLISYANIKRIEEELQEWYEVLPAQWRPRPDGPVEVIRVRHLLRFAYAHVQLVLYRPFLHYVSPRLGVGKNIDDLSYACAAACISVSRNIVHIGIEIRKQNVLAGPYWFMLFTEFFAILSLVFYSIENPEKIGSAEVLEDAIAGRDMVAKLQSKSQAADRVTEALNVLFEQLPERLQEAKSRPIPTKKRSAPGQKASSVPVHGHAALQPGVGQRRSEELSRPPSVVMANGRMHQPPLRTSFDDVPISEAGYQSASLASNIQDLLGMDMSSRATPDSVSTSASSNRPTQGFPPPHSMTHLGKLDSLMFPSEDPFAYPNQPMMELGFQKGPGPNNVSGPQDPSTFMMPGAFDDIDTQLLGQSPAYFLQGQGHHHQQQQQQQQQQQQQQQQQSGYDLAGMYQHPGYQGMPDAARLEHARRAHMQQRPGEIERMLAETGYQGNWAGMLARNGFQGL; encoded by the exons ATGAGTCCTCCATCCCGGCccgtcaaggccgacaaCTCGCCCCCGGACTCCAACATGTCGGACAACGAGTCGGCTGCGCCGTCTACCAACGGCTGGCCTGTCAAAGAACCGCCGTCACCGAGTGGCAGCGCTCACTCCGGCTCCGATATGGACGAGAAGCCCGGTGAAGCCGGCACCAACGTCCCCGTGCAGAAGCGCCGGCGGGTGACCAGAGCCTGCGACGAATGCAGACGCAAGAAGATCAAGTGCGACGGCAAGCAGCCGTGCACCCACTGCTCCGTCTACAGCTACG AATGCACATATGACAAACCCTCCAACCGGCGGAGGAATCCGGCTCCTCAGTATATCGAGGCGCTGGAGAGCCGTCTGCAGCGTGCCGAAAGCCTGCTGCGCAAGTTCATCCCGGACGTCGACCTGGCCGATCCCACGCTGGATCCTGCCGTCCAGCAGGAGTTCCGCAACAGGGAGCACGCCAGGAGCCAGACCTCCAAGCCGAGGCACGACCCGTTCGTCGTGCCCGAGAGGGGGGACGCCCAGCTGCTGTCCATGATCGAGTCCATCGGCCAGCTGGACCTGGACGACAGGGGCGGCTGGGACTTCCATGGCGTGTcgtccggcgccgtcttcctgcGTCGCATGAAGGAGCACTTCAGGGGCATGATGGGCCCCATCACCAAAGTACCCTTCCTGCCGCGGCCGGACAGGCCTGCCGGTCTGATCAACCTCGACTCTCCCGCATCGGCCGCCAGCTCGCCCTTCGACTCGACCATGTCCACAGCCCCTGAGCTCCCCCCGAAGGAGGTTGCCAGGAACCTCTGCTACCTCTCGCTGAACTGCGCGACCTGCCTGATCCGCATAGTCCACGTCCCCTCCTTTTACGAAATGTTTGACAGAATCTACGAAAAGCCCTACGAAGACTACTCCAAGGAAGAGCACCGGTTCCTGGGCCTTCTCAACGCCGTCATGGCCCTGGGCTGCATGTACCGCAACCTGGACGAGAACGCCCCTTCGGTGGCTTACAAGGAGTCGGTTGACGAAGG AATGAAGTACTACGACACCGCCAGGCGGATCCTGCAGGACATCACCGAGTGCCGGGATCTGACGTCGCTCCAGGCCCTGCTCTTTATGATTCTTTTCCTGCAAGCCACCTCGAACCTGAGCGGGTGCTACGCGTTTGTGGGGATCGCGCTCCGGTCGGCCCTGCGCATAGGCCTGCACAGGTTCCTGAAGCACGAGAAGATTTCCATCATCGAGCAGGAGGTTCGGAAGCGGGTGTTCTGGGTCATCCGGCAGATGGACATTTACGTCTCGGCCATGCTCGGCTTCCCGCTGATGCTCAACGCCGAGGACATTGACCAGCCGTACCCGagcgagatcgacgacgagTACATCACGGACGAGGGCATCCTGACCCCTCCGCCAGGcaccttttccttctttgaAGCGTTCAACGCGCACACCCGTCTGATGGAGATCCTGGCCCGGATCCTCAAGTTCGTCTACCCCCTGAAGGGGCTCGGCCAGAGCGTCATGAAGGGCGACAAGCCAGGCGCGACGTACCTGATCAGCTACGCCAACATCAAGCggatcgaggaggagctgcaggAGTGGTACGAGGTTCTGCCCGCCCAGTGGCGGCCCAGGCCCGACGGGCCCGTCGAGGTGATCCG CGTTCGCCATCTGCTGAGATTCGCCTACGCCCACGTGCAGCTCGTCCTCTACCGCCCGTTCCTGCACTACGTCTCCCCCCGCCTGGGCGTCGGAAAGAATATTGACGACCTCTCGTACGCGTGTGCTGCGGCCTGCATCAGCGTATCGCGGAACATTGTCCACATTGGCATCGAAATCCGCAAACAGAACGTGCTGGCCGGGCCGTACTGGTTCATGCTCTTCACCGAGTTCTTTGCCATCCTGTCTCTCGTCTTCTACTCGATAGAAAACCCCGAGAAGATCGGCTCCGCGGAGGTGCTGGAAGACGCCATTGCGGGCAGAGACATGGTTGCCAAGCTGCAGTCCAAGAGCCAGGCCGCCGACAGAGTCACGGAGGCGCTCAAC GTCTTGTTCGAGCAGTTGCCCGAGAGGCTCCAGGAGGCCAAGTCTCGGCCGATCCCGACCAAGAAGCGATCGGCGCCCGGGCAGAAGGCGAGCTCGGTACCCGTCCACGGACATGCGGCCCTACAGCCGGGCGTCGGCCAACGCCGATCCGAAGAGCTCAGCCGACCGCCCAGCGTGGTGATGGCCAACGGGCGGATGCACCAGCCGCCGCTCCGCACCTCGTTCGACGACGTGCCCATCTCGGAGGCGGGGTACCAGAGCGCCTCCCTCGCGAGCAACATCCAGGACCTGCTTGGCATGGATATGTCCTCGCGGGCGACCCCGGACTCGGTCAGcacgtcggccagctcgaaCCGGCCGACGCAGGGGTTCCCGCCGCCTCACAGCATGACGCACCTCGGCAAGCTCGACTCGCTCATGTTCCCGTCAGAGGATCCGTTCGCGTACCCCAATCAACCCATGATGGAACTGGGCTTCCAAAAGGGACCAGGGCCGAACAACGTCAGCGGCCCGCAGGATCCGTCCACGTTCATGATGCCCGGCGCAttcgacgacatcgacaccCAGCTCCTCGGGCAGTCGCCCGCCTACTTCCTGCAAGGACagggccaccaccaccagcaacagcagcagcaacagcagcagcagcaacaacaacaacagcagcagtccGGATACGATCTCGCGGGCATGTACCAGCACCCGGGATACCAGGGCATGCCCGATGCCGCGAGACTCGAGCACGCACGCCGGGCACATATGCAGCAGCGGCCCGGGGAGATTGAACGGATGCTTGCAGAGACGGGCTACCAAGGCAACTGGGCGGGGATGCTCGCCAGGAACGGATTTCAGGGCCTATAG